The following proteins are encoded in a genomic region of Pseudorca crassidens isolate mPseCra1 chromosome 1, mPseCra1.hap1, whole genome shotgun sequence:
- the LOC137218557 gene encoding LOW QUALITY PROTEIN: dehydrogenase/reductase SDR family member 2, mitochondrial-like (The sequence of the model RefSeq protein was modified relative to this genomic sequence to represent the inferred CDS: inserted 2 bases in 1 codon; deleted 1 base in 1 codon) — protein sequence MQGLGPRGLFCPCAGLSVLLSSSGIEQNGILANQVAGVTGSTDGISFAMAQRLAQDGPHVVVSSQKQQNVDLVVAALQEEGLSTVGTMCHXGEGRDQEQLVATVLEHCGDVDSLVCSSAVSPPVGSTLGASEQVGDKVRGCPWELAEGSEVLPHQDPPLPS from the exons ATGCAGGGCCTGGGTCCCCGGGGCCTGTTCTGTCCCTGTGCTGGGCTCTCTGTGCTGCTGAGCAGCAGTGGGATAGAACAAAATGGCATTCTGGCCAATCAGGTAGCTGGGGTCACAGGGTCCACTGATG GGATCAGCTTCGCCATGGCTCAGCGTCTGGCCCAGGATGGGCCCCATGTGGTGGTCAGCAGCCAGAAGCAGCAGAACGTGGACCTGGTGGTGGCAGCGCTGCAGGAGGAGGGGCTGAGCACTGTGGGCACCATGTGCCA AGGGGAAGGCAGAGACCAGGAGCAGCTGGTGGCCACA gtCCTGGAGCACTGTGGGGACGTCGACTCCCTGGTGTGCAGCTCAGCAGTCAGC CCCCCGGTGGGGAGCACCCTGGGCGCCAGTGAGCAGGTGGGGGACAAGGTGAGAGGCTGCCCCTGGGAGTTGGCTGAGGGGTCTGAAGTGCTCCCTCACCAagaccctcctctcccctcctga